Proteins encoded together in one Sulfuricurvum sp. window:
- a CDS encoding TonB-dependent receptor codes for MKKHLLLISLAASTVLADTFTLGQINVLNVPLDESPFEQVITSDTIATQNSETVSDALDNISGINQDVQGGRGESTLYIRGFDARRIGVFIDGIPIYVPYDGNFDYDRFLTNDIAEIDVEKGYSSIVYGANTMGGVVNIVSKRPTKALEGDMKVGMVLDSDTAFSRKTASLNLGTRQDHLYAQLGAVYSDQSHFRLSDNYTPPSGSVQPKGDRLHSQSEDYKISLKGGYIADDGSEVAIGYSNQNGQKQQPPVSDPAYSQSKYWDWPYWDKETLFISGQKNLAAGYIKALAYYDTSKNSLYAYDNVSYSTMNTGKSFKSKYDDYSYGGRLEYGVELEKNFLTAAANYKKDSHKGYDISKTTGVDSMSENYEDHSISLGLEDTYTVNTQWQLLGGVSYDRREGDKIFDTNTAYINMLALKTQSSINPQAAVIFTPDTTSKIRASVSKKTYMPSMKDRYSRKFNSSVPNVDLQNEVATHYELSYQKQLGEFTARLNGFFTRQDDAIQSVVYAPNPAYTQNQNVGSFDHRGVETELNYKSDGLEAGGNYTYISVKNRTNETIKQIDVPKHQIFAFAQKELGCGFSLYGDMKFRKGAYEQKADKSYVINPTFTTFDIKGVYKATEAITAEIGVKNLTDKLYAYDLGFPMAGREFFANLRYTF; via the coding sequence ATGAAAAAACACTTACTACTCATATCACTCGCCGCCTCTACGGTACTGGCCGATACCTTTACGTTAGGACAGATCAATGTCCTAAATGTTCCTCTTGATGAGAGCCCTTTTGAGCAAGTAATAACATCCGACACAATCGCGACGCAAAACAGCGAAACGGTTTCCGATGCACTGGATAATATAAGCGGTATCAATCAAGATGTCCAAGGGGGGCGCGGGGAATCTACTCTCTACATTCGCGGTTTTGATGCACGACGAATCGGTGTTTTTATCGATGGTATCCCTATTTATGTCCCCTATGACGGCAACTTCGACTATGACCGTTTCCTCACGAACGATATTGCCGAAATCGATGTTGAAAAAGGATATTCATCCATAGTTTACGGTGCCAATACAATGGGCGGAGTTGTCAATATCGTTTCTAAACGTCCTACAAAAGCACTGGAAGGAGATATGAAAGTAGGAATGGTACTTGACAGTGATACGGCATTCTCCCGCAAGACAGCCTCACTGAACCTCGGTACACGTCAAGATCACCTTTATGCACAGCTCGGTGCCGTATACAGCGATCAAAGCCATTTCCGGCTCAGTGACAACTATACACCACCCAGCGGAAGTGTACAACCCAAAGGCGATCGTTTGCATTCACAATCCGAAGACTATAAGATCAGTCTTAAGGGAGGATATATCGCCGACGACGGCAGTGAAGTTGCTATCGGCTATTCAAACCAAAATGGCCAGAAGCAACAGCCTCCGGTAAGTGACCCGGCTTACAGTCAATCAAAATATTGGGATTGGCCTTATTGGGATAAAGAAACTCTCTTTATCTCAGGACAAAAAAATCTTGCTGCCGGCTATATCAAAGCGCTGGCCTACTACGATACGTCTAAAAATTCACTCTATGCCTATGACAATGTCTCCTATTCGACAATGAACACAGGCAAGTCATTTAAAAGCAAATACGATGACTATAGCTACGGCGGACGACTGGAATACGGTGTTGAACTGGAAAAAAACTTCCTAACTGCGGCGGCAAATTACAAAAAAGATTCCCATAAAGGATATGACATCAGCAAAACCACCGGTGTTGATAGCATGAGTGAAAACTATGAAGATCATAGTATTTCATTAGGTCTTGAAGATACCTACACGGTCAATACCCAATGGCAGCTGCTCGGCGGAGTCAGTTACGATCGTCGCGAAGGCGATAAGATATTTGATACCAATACCGCCTATATCAATATGCTCGCACTCAAAACACAAAGTTCGATCAATCCGCAAGCCGCAGTTATTTTCACACCGGATACAACCTCAAAAATACGTGCGAGTGTCTCTAAAAAGACGTATATGCCTTCTATGAAAGACCGCTATTCTCGCAAATTCAACAGTTCAGTTCCGAATGTCGATCTCCAAAATGAAGTAGCAACCCACTATGAGCTAAGCTATCAAAAACAACTTGGAGAATTTACCGCTCGCCTCAATGGGTTCTTTACACGCCAAGATGACGCTATTCAAAGTGTCGTATATGCACCAAATCCAGCCTATACGCAAAACCAAAACGTAGGCAGTTTCGATCATCGCGGTGTTGAAACCGAGTTAAATTATAAATCTGACGGACTTGAAGCCGGCGGAAATTACACCTACATTTCAGTCAAAAACCGTACGAACGAAACTATCAAACAAATTGACGTACCTAAACATCAAATTTTTGCTTTTGCACAAAAAGAGTTGGGATGCGGATTTTCACTCTATGGGGATATGAAATTTCGCAAAGGGGCGTATGAGCAAAAAGCCGATAAATCGTATGTAATCAATCCGACCTTTACTACCTTTGATATCAAAGGTGTCTATAAAGCCACAGAAGCTATTACAGCCGAAATAGGCGTTAAAAACCTCACTGACAAACTTTATGCATACGATTTGGGCTTCCCGATGGCAGGCCGAGAATTTTTTGCCAATCTCAGATACACGTTTTAA
- a CDS encoding LLM class flavin-dependent oxidoreductase — translation MKIGLFCLTEHFEGSVQESIMEQLRLVELADQLGFDEAWFGEHHFNGFSVIPDPCSMIAFAAARTGCIRLGTAGFLAPFYHPVRLAESIAVLDNLSGGRINAGFAKGGFAPDTKHFSRDPDNLRNAMFETTEAVDALLHTKTTSYNGAFVSFENTTLQPKPLQKRIPFFVATFANPDTIRFAARQGYGLLMSQGASLDECLEAQKLYRSIAGVNPEIVLMRVFCVADSYDDAYRIARPSIDHFVKSMRAASSEIPAPKWNREKYNAILLEREAFFDGQKFFDNAIIGTYRECLKTIQTIQNALPDIHLVLKPSSSDPSQNRTMLNVFNTHIRPHI, via the coding sequence ATGAAAATAGGACTTTTTTGTCTTACCGAACATTTTGAGGGGAGCGTTCAAGAGAGCATAATGGAACAGCTTCGTCTGGTCGAACTTGCCGATCAGCTCGGATTTGACGAGGCATGGTTCGGTGAACACCATTTCAACGGTTTTAGCGTTATCCCCGATCCCTGCTCTATGATCGCTTTCGCAGCAGCCCGAACCGGATGTATCCGACTGGGGACTGCCGGATTTCTCGCCCCTTTTTACCATCCGGTCCGTTTGGCCGAGAGTATCGCCGTATTGGACAACCTCTCCGGCGGACGGATCAACGCAGGATTTGCCAAGGGGGGATTCGCACCCGACACCAAACATTTCAGCCGTGATCCCGATAATCTGCGCAATGCCATGTTTGAGACCACCGAAGCGGTCGACGCGCTGCTTCATACCAAAACCACCTCGTATAACGGCGCATTTGTCTCATTCGAGAATACAACCCTTCAGCCTAAACCGCTCCAAAAAAGGATCCCGTTTTTTGTCGCTACGTTTGCCAATCCCGATACGATCCGTTTTGCCGCACGTCAGGGATACGGGCTGCTGATGTCACAGGGGGCCAGTTTGGATGAGTGTTTGGAAGCCCAAAAACTTTACCGCTCTATTGCCGGAGTGAATCCGGAGATCGTTTTGATGCGGGTATTTTGTGTCGCCGACAGCTATGACGATGCCTACCGCATCGCCCGCCCTTCTATCGATCATTTTGTCAAATCGATGCGCGCCGCATCTTCCGAAATTCCCGCTCCAAAATGGAACCGCGAAAAATACAACGCTATTTTGTTGGAGCGCGAAGCTTTTTTCGACGGTCAAAAGTTTTTTGACAATGCCATTATCGGAACCTACAGAGAGTGCCTAAAAACAATTCAAACCATCCAAAACGCACTGCCGGACATTCATCTCGTTCTCAAACCCTCATCGTCCGATCCGAGTCAAAATCGAACGATGCTCAATGTCTTCAACACCCACATCAGACCCCATATTTAA
- a CDS encoding class I SAM-dependent methyltransferase, with protein sequence MKHSTNPQSFDHIVRNVFAPIYPVIAEQIVNRTAITSGRCLDAGCGTGALGIALANITDLHMSFFDQSEEMLNLASDYASSHNLNDRSTFIRGDIHAIPLIDEDVHLVISRGSSPFWDDWHKAYSEIIRILKPGGMAYIGGGFGNAALRDSIVKTMSDNNPDWRNSFKDRIKPEREALPGILASLRPSKFNIIDDESGFWAVITK encoded by the coding sequence GTGAAACACTCAACCAATCCGCAAAGTTTCGATCACATCGTCCGTAACGTCTTCGCACCGATCTATCCCGTGATTGCGGAACAAATCGTAAATCGAACGGCAATCACTTCCGGTCGATGCCTCGACGCAGGATGCGGAACGGGTGCTCTGGGAATCGCTCTGGCCAATATCACCGATTTACATATGAGTTTTTTTGACCAATCCGAAGAGATGCTCAATCTGGCATCGGATTATGCGTCATCTCATAATTTGAATGATCGCAGTACGTTTATCCGAGGGGACATTCATGCCATACCGTTGATCGACGAGGATGTCCATCTCGTCATCAGCCGAGGATCTTCACCGTTTTGGGACGATTGGCATAAAGCCTACAGCGAAATCATTCGGATTCTAAAACCGGGAGGAATGGCCTACATCGGAGGCGGATTCGGTAATGCGGCTCTTCGCGACAGTATCGTCAAAACGATGAGCGATAACAATCCCGATTGGCGTAACTCATTCAAAGACCGGATAAAACCGGAACGCGAAGCACTTCCTGGGATTCTTGCTTCGCTCAGACCGTCCAAGTTTAATATTATCGACGATGAAAGCGGCTTTTGGGCTGTTATCACCAAATGA
- a CDS encoding ABC transporter substrate-binding protein produces MRPFLPLLMGFLILSISFVASAREITDMQGRKVDVPENPKKVYAPSPYGSYALYAMDPSLLAGWIFEIDEANYPYLNKRMQTLPTIGRVFGAGQSANLEVLLAAKPDLILMWAHQNEFNAKEAEKLKILNTPFVYAVDESIEDYTNIFKFLGKALNKEERGNKLAAYTEKTFAYVRNTVAKVPPEKRPKVYYAEGLDGLSTECDDSIHVQLLKLAGDVDVHRCHTSNHKGFEKMSMETVLAYNPDVMIVQEKMFYDIVYTTPIWANINAVRNKRVFLIPKAPFNWFDRPPSFMRIMGLKWLMNALYPKEYKIDLKKETKEFYRLFMNVDLTNDQLQEVLHPTIEYRKTPMGAKP; encoded by the coding sequence ATGAGACCCTTTTTACCGCTCCTGATGGGATTTTTGATCCTCTCGATCAGCTTCGTAGCCTCTGCACGTGAAATCACCGATATGCAAGGGCGCAAAGTCGATGTTCCGGAAAATCCAAAAAAAGTATACGCACCCTCTCCGTACGGTTCGTATGCCCTATACGCTATGGATCCGTCTTTACTCGCAGGTTGGATTTTTGAGATCGATGAGGCGAATTATCCCTATCTGAATAAACGGATGCAGACCCTTCCAACCATCGGACGGGTATTCGGTGCCGGTCAAAGTGCCAATCTTGAAGTGCTGCTTGCAGCCAAGCCGGATTTGATTCTCATGTGGGCGCACCAAAACGAATTCAACGCAAAAGAAGCCGAGAAACTCAAAATTCTGAATACTCCGTTCGTCTATGCCGTCGATGAGAGTATCGAGGATTACACCAATATATTCAAATTCTTAGGCAAAGCGCTAAACAAAGAAGAACGGGGCAACAAACTCGCCGCCTATACCGAAAAAACGTTTGCCTACGTCCGTAATACCGTAGCCAAAGTCCCACCCGAAAAACGTCCGAAGGTCTATTATGCCGAAGGATTAGACGGTCTTAGTACCGAGTGCGACGATTCCATCCATGTTCAGCTGCTCAAACTCGCCGGAGACGTCGACGTACACCGATGTCACACCTCAAACCACAAAGGCTTTGAGAAGATGTCGATGGAAACCGTACTTGCCTATAACCCCGATGTCATGATCGTTCAGGAAAAGATGTTTTACGACATCGTCTACACTACCCCGATCTGGGCCAATATCAACGCCGTCAGAAACAAGCGGGTCTTTTTAATACCGAAAGCACCGTTCAACTGGTTTGACCGTCCGCCGTCGTTCATGCGGATTATGGGTCTCAAATGGTTGATGAATGCCCTCTATCCGAAAGAGTACAAAATCGATCTCAAAAAAGAGACCAAAGAGTTTTATCGTCTGTTTATGAATGTGGATCTGACAAACGATCAGTTGCAAGAAGTTCTGCATCCGACGATCGAATACCGAAAAACACCTATGGGAGCAAAACCGTGA
- a CDS encoding TonB-dependent receptor, with translation MKMSKNSNTKTVAISFVAALVLSPLSALAAADTTASSLDPVNVTASTILEHDYLDPQSPSNPYRVETTAQAGTEIFTEKDIQNLAPKDVFDLLEKAVGLDITYQGRKSPFFVNDRGGGSFTYIIDGAILPSTSNRILQKIPMSAIEQIDIVRGSTSLPIGPSINIGSSNSGSGLNTGFIVIRTKQPKKTSLILTGGAEKAVDQPTANHESIYTSFVFGSSDFNGYIGGMMSGMERPSKETWFDGQNAQAKMVNAGINAGRFSAKAMIYDDSGRFEMQRGVKIDGSLDTSKWYYDPITTHIFTTDATVQWDEHHTSILSYFRTNYDQTEHDDSFASATVTAAKHYYEDTSGSSFRHNIHYGDTKVMLGFQRANDAGFGPETNSNYRRFDTTVKGYSASVEQKLFEGNVILDGGYRQDTKHITNSSTSAANNSANNDVDMAPAKIYALGAKWYVTPTYNLTGRYYHGSQGTMGDFDVRSQTGTLDPETQKRLETSLEANFSKAFTPMLTWFDIKIDNYKTATTNTYVQNGETLYYYTQSDLHRQGIELLLKGKFDFGTSYKASWTHMVTNESVSSTGVVTDNNALSNPVNLYTLALSHEWDQYRANLSAKKESLWTSSTSAMGTATNVPLGDFTRFDANLIRELKLGSIDARLTFYGRNLTNEQYATRYTTGYYYDRGRTFGAEITMEF, from the coding sequence ATGAAAATGAGTAAAAATTCAAATACAAAAACTGTTGCCATCAGCTTTGTGGCTGCATTGGTTCTCTCACCGCTATCGGCTCTTGCTGCTGCCGATACGACTGCCAGTTCACTCGATCCGGTTAACGTCACCGCATCGACGATACTCGAACACGATTATCTCGATCCGCAAAGCCCAAGCAATCCTTACCGCGTCGAAACGACGGCACAGGCTGGGACCGAAATTTTTACCGAAAAAGATATTCAGAACCTCGCACCGAAAGATGTTTTCGATCTCTTAGAAAAAGCGGTCGGTCTAGACATCACCTATCAAGGGCGCAAAAGTCCGTTTTTTGTCAATGACCGAGGCGGCGGAAGCTTTACCTATATCATCGACGGCGCCATTTTGCCCTCTACCAGTAACCGTATCCTCCAAAAGATTCCTATGTCGGCTATTGAGCAAATCGACATCGTCCGTGGTTCCACTTCACTCCCTATAGGCCCTTCGATCAATATCGGATCATCCAACTCCGGATCGGGACTGAATACCGGATTTATCGTTATCCGTACCAAACAGCCGAAAAAAACCTCTCTGATCCTCACAGGAGGAGCTGAAAAAGCCGTCGATCAACCCACTGCAAACCACGAGAGTATCTATACCAGCTTTGTATTCGGTTCGTCCGATTTCAACGGTTACATCGGGGGGATGATGTCAGGGATGGAGCGTCCGAGCAAAGAGACATGGTTTGACGGTCAAAATGCCCAAGCTAAAATGGTCAATGCCGGAATCAATGCCGGGCGTTTCAGTGCTAAAGCGATGATCTATGACGATTCAGGGCGTTTTGAGATGCAAAGAGGAGTCAAAATTGACGGTTCCCTTGATACCTCCAAGTGGTATTACGACCCGATCACTACCCATATTTTCACCACCGATGCGACTGTGCAGTGGGATGAGCACCATACGTCCATCCTCTCCTACTTTCGCACAAACTATGACCAAACCGAACATGACGACAGTTTTGCCTCAGCTACCGTAACCGCTGCAAAACACTATTACGAAGACACTTCCGGTTCCAGTTTCCGACATAACATCCATTATGGCGATACAAAAGTGATGTTAGGTTTCCAAAGAGCTAACGATGCAGGATTCGGTCCTGAAACCAATAGCAATTACAGACGTTTTGATACTACGGTCAAAGGCTACTCGGCTTCGGTCGAACAAAAGCTCTTTGAGGGGAATGTCATCCTCGATGGCGGATATCGCCAAGACACCAAACATATTACCAATTCAAGCACCTCTGCCGCAAATAACAGTGCCAATAATGACGTCGATATGGCTCCTGCCAAAATCTACGCACTCGGGGCAAAATGGTATGTCACTCCGACCTATAACCTTACGGGCCGTTACTACCACGGATCACAAGGAACGATGGGAGATTTCGATGTCAGATCGCAAACCGGAACGCTCGATCCTGAGACCCAAAAGCGGCTCGAAACCTCACTCGAAGCAAATTTTTCCAAAGCATTTACCCCGATGCTGACATGGTTTGATATCAAAATCGATAATTATAAAACGGCGACAACCAACACCTATGTACAAAACGGTGAGACACTGTACTATTACACCCAGTCTGACCTTCATCGCCAAGGAATAGAGCTTCTTCTAAAAGGGAAATTCGATTTCGGTACCTCGTATAAAGCAAGCTGGACTCATATGGTTACCAACGAATCGGTCAGCAGTACCGGCGTCGTAACCGATAATAACGCCCTTTCCAATCCGGTAAACCTCTATACCCTCGCCCTAAGCCATGAATGGGATCAATACCGCGCCAACCTCTCCGCTAAAAAAGAGAGCTTATGGACCAGTTCCACATCCGCTATGGGAACCGCTACCAATGTTCCGTTAGGAGATTTTACACGGTTTGATGCGAACCTCATTCGAGAACTCAAACTCGGCAGTATCGACGCCCGACTCACTTTCTACGGACGCAACCTCACGAATGAGCAATATGCGACCCGATATACCACAGGATACTACTACGATCGCGGACGTACGTTCGGTGCTGAAATCACGATGGAATTTTAA
- a CDS encoding ABC transporter substrate-binding protein, with the protein MKLLTLFISLLIFSNIIEARTLTDDFGRVVTIPDKITKIYSVSPPITISVTAFDPSLVAALNFPFKEDQKPYVGVAASKPVAGGYFGQGQTPNFENIAAIKPDVILMWGKATGADNELKKLSLLGIPVLMVHNESINDLIVQFELLGKLTGNTKRASELMNYTKETLGLIQSLQTKVNARKDVRYYFAESPDGFASECDGSFHLEPFTYSGAKNALNCKMSSNYGMEKISMETILIADPDVIVAMEGSFASSVKTNPQWQNLRAVKTGHVLTVPTVPFNYISRPPSLMRLMGIRWLIHSFYPDLIKPIDQEEKRFIKLFFPQYKQ; encoded by the coding sequence ATGAAACTTTTAACCCTCTTCATTTCTTTATTGATATTTTCTAATATTATAGAAGCGCGTACCCTTACCGATGATTTTGGACGGGTCGTTACCATCCCCGATAAAATCACTAAAATTTATTCGGTATCCCCGCCCATTACTATCAGTGTAACGGCATTCGATCCGTCTCTCGTCGCAGCTTTGAACTTTCCGTTCAAAGAGGATCAAAAACCCTACGTCGGTGTCGCCGCATCCAAGCCGGTGGCGGGCGGATATTTCGGTCAGGGGCAAACCCCGAATTTCGAAAACATCGCAGCAATCAAGCCCGATGTCATCCTCATGTGGGGAAAAGCGACGGGTGCCGACAATGAATTAAAAAAACTCTCCTTACTCGGTATCCCTGTACTCATGGTTCATAACGAATCGATCAACGACCTCATAGTCCAATTCGAACTTTTAGGCAAACTCACCGGAAATACGAAACGTGCTTCGGAGCTTATGAACTACACCAAAGAGACGCTTGGACTGATCCAATCATTGCAAACGAAAGTCAATGCACGAAAAGATGTCCGATATTACTTTGCTGAAAGTCCGGACGGTTTTGCCAGTGAATGCGACGGGTCGTTTCACCTCGAACCTTTCACCTACAGCGGAGCCAAAAATGCCCTCAACTGTAAAATGTCTTCCAACTACGGGATGGAAAAAATCTCGATGGAAACGATCCTCATAGCCGACCCCGATGTTATCGTAGCAATGGAGGGATCATTCGCATCCTCGGTCAAAACGAATCCGCAATGGCAAAACCTGCGTGCGGTCAAAACAGGACACGTTCTCACCGTCCCTACCGTTCCGTTCAACTATATCAGCCGTCCCCCTTCACTCATGCGTCTGATGGGGATACGGTGGCTTATCCACTCGTTTTATCCCGACCTAATCAAACCGATCGATCAAGAGGAAAAACGGTTTATTAAACTCTTCTTTCCCCAATACAAACAGTAA
- a CDS encoding ABC transporter ATP-binding protein: MELKPIIAVNDLHFSYPKRPVLEGIDFTLRRGEVVSLLGPNGCGKSTLIRLILKLIHAQQGEIWLNEKTLHRYSHREIAEHIAYIPQYNNVPFNYSVLEMVLMGRVSKLGFFAAPSAQDYVIARESLERVGIPDLASRPFGQLSGGQKQMVLLARALSQGVNTFIMDEPVSGLDYGNQIRLLELIVSLSTQGYTFLKTTHYPDHALLVSSRVAVMNKGKIIADGIPEEVITPEMIRNVYGIEADLIVHDTHTRCLPIFNKGTL; encoded by the coding sequence ATGGAACTAAAACCTATAATAGCGGTCAACGACCTCCATTTCTCTTATCCTAAACGTCCGGTATTAGAGGGGATTGATTTCACCCTCCGCCGCGGCGAAGTCGTAAGCTTGCTAGGACCGAACGGATGCGGTAAAAGCACCCTCATCCGCCTCATCCTCAAACTGATCCATGCACAACAGGGTGAAATATGGCTCAATGAAAAAACTCTCCACCGCTACTCGCACCGAGAGATTGCAGAACATATCGCATACATCCCGCAATACAACAACGTACCGTTCAACTACAGCGTTCTGGAGATGGTTCTTATGGGGAGAGTTTCCAAACTCGGTTTTTTTGCCGCCCCCTCCGCGCAGGATTACGTCATTGCCCGTGAATCACTGGAGAGAGTCGGGATTCCTGATTTGGCATCGCGTCCCTTCGGTCAGCTCAGCGGCGGGCAAAAACAGATGGTGCTTCTCGCACGCGCGCTCTCTCAGGGGGTCAATACATTTATTATGGACGAGCCGGTTTCGGGTCTGGATTACGGCAATCAAATCCGTCTTTTGGAGTTGATCGTCTCACTCAGTACGCAAGGGTATACTTTTCTAAAAACGACCCATTACCCCGACCATGCCCTGCTCGTCTCCAGTCGAGTCGCGGTAATGAACAAAGGTAAAATCATCGCCGATGGTATTCCTGAAGAGGTAATAACCCCTGAAATGATCCGTAACGTCTACGGAATCGAGGCCGACCTCATCGTCCACGATACCCACACCCGCTGTCTCCCAATCTTCAATAAAGGAACCCTATGA
- a CDS encoding iron ABC transporter permease, translated as MKKFKPISWIIGASVLLLVVATLSLLWGQYPITLDTLISYLQFKVFGGVGNDTFTMLDNIILQIRLPRVLLAILIGSALATSGAAFQAMFVNPLVSPGILGVLAGASFGAAMGMLISDQWFVVQLLAFAFGFVAVGVAVLIGTMVTNSRSTVMLVLGGVISSALFTSLLSIIKYLADPYSTLPAIVYWLMGSLTMADLHGVLLISVPMLASVIGLIVLGKYFDLMSLGDEEAKALGINVTMVRLGAIILATIASSLSVVMAGIIGWIGLIIPHIIRMAVGPSHRLLMPLSAIVGGAFLLLADTISRLAFSVEVPIGILTSLIGIPVFIIVLKNARAAWN; from the coding sequence ATGAAAAAGTTCAAACCGATCAGTTGGATAATCGGCGCTAGCGTGCTTTTACTCGTTGTCGCCACATTATCCCTACTCTGGGGGCAATATCCGATCACACTCGATACGTTGATCAGCTACCTGCAGTTTAAAGTCTTCGGAGGGGTGGGGAACGATACCTTTACGATGCTCGATAACATCATCTTGCAGATTCGTCTTCCGCGCGTTCTGCTCGCCATACTCATCGGATCTGCCCTCGCTACATCAGGTGCCGCGTTTCAGGCGATGTTCGTCAATCCCCTCGTATCTCCCGGGATTTTAGGGGTACTCGCGGGGGCATCGTTCGGTGCGGCGATGGGGATGCTTATTTCTGACCAATGGTTTGTCGTCCAATTGCTCGCATTCGCATTCGGTTTTGTCGCGGTCGGGGTCGCCGTACTCATCGGCACAATGGTGACCAACTCACGTTCCACCGTCATGCTGGTACTCGGCGGTGTGATCAGCAGTGCCCTCTTTACCTCGTTGCTCTCGATCATCAAATACCTCGCCGATCCTTACAGTACCCTCCCTGCAATCGTCTATTGGCTGATGGGAAGTCTGACGATGGCGGATCTGCACGGCGTGTTGCTCATATCTGTTCCGATGCTCGCCAGTGTCATCGGTCTGATTGTTTTAGGGAAATATTTCGATCTAATGAGTTTGGGAGACGAAGAGGCGAAGGCATTGGGGATCAATGTCACGATGGTTCGGCTGGGAGCTATCATTTTGGCGACGATCGCCAGTTCCCTCTCCGTCGTTATGGCAGGAATAATCGGATGGATAGGGCTGATTATCCCCCATATCATCCGTATGGCGGTCGGCCCTTCGCACCGTTTGCTGATGCCGCTCTCAGCGATAGTGGGCGGAGCGTTTTTGCTTCTCGCCGATACGATCTCCAGATTGGCATTCAGCGTCGAAGTCCCGATCGGAATCCTTACATCGCTCATCGGTATCCCCGTCTTTATCATCGTACTTAAAAACGCGAGGGCAGCATGGAACTAA